The window TTTGGTAGTGGCCATTGTGCATCGGGCATGTAGCGTTCTATGCGGTCAGCATTGTAGCGGATGATGTCGAATAATGGTTTTACTTTAAAGCAATATGCATTGGCTTTTTCTTTTGCATGTGTCAATTCATTTGCTTTCTTGCGCTCTTCTACCATTTCTTCTAATGCAAAACGCATCTTATTAATATGTACGCTTAATTTTTTTACCAAGTCTAACTGACTTGCATAACTTTCCTGTTCTAATCCAATTGCTTTTAAGCTTGTGATATTTTCCATTAATTCATTTTGGTAATGAATTGCGGCAGGTAAAATATAATTATAGACTAACTCACCAAATACTCTTGCTTCAATCTGTATTTTTTTTGCATACGCTTCCATTTCAATTTCGTAGCGTGCATGTAATTCACGTTTGCTGAAAATTTTATTATCTACAAATATGCGTTCTGCTTTTGGAGTGATATACATTTCCAAGGCTTCGGGTGTGGTTTTTAGATTTTTTAATCCACGCTTTTCTGCTTCTTCATGCCATGCTTCACTGTAATTATCACCTTCAAATAAAATAGCTTTACTTTCGGTAATCATCTGGCGCAGTACCATTAATATAGCATTGTCTTTTTTCTCACCATCTTCTATTTGTTTATCTACTTCAGTACGAAATTTATTTAACTGATCTGCAACTATACAATTTAAAACTGTCATAGCACTTGAACAATTTGCAGAAGAACCCACAGCACGGAATTCAAATTTATTACCTGTAAATGCAAATGGACTTGTGCGATTTCTATCTGTATTATCCAGCATCAAATCCGGTATCTTATTATGGATATCTAATTTCAAATCTGCTTTCTCCAAATCATCTAATCCACCTTCATTTACACGTTCTTCAATTTCATTTAATACAGAACGTAATGCAGTTCCTGCAAACACAGAAATAATTGCAGGAGGTGCTTCATTGGCTCCTAAACGATGATCATTATTTGCAGATGCAATTGCTGCTCTTAATAAATCTGCATTATCATAAACTGCTTTAATAGTATTAATAAAAAAAGTAAGGAATTGTAAATTGGTTCTCGGAGTTTTTCCCGGTGTCAATAAATTTTTCCCAGTGTTGGTACTCATGCTCCAGTTGTTATGTTTGCCCGAACCGTTTACTCCTGCAAATGGCTTTTCATGAAACAGCACTCTCAACTTATGCTTGCGTGCAATTTTTTCCATCAGATCCATCAACAAAATATTATGGTCAACCGCAAGACTACATTCTTCAAACATAGGCGCACATTCAAACTGTCCCGGTGCCACTTCATTATGACGTGTACGAACCGGAATTCCGAGCTTTAAACATTCGGTTTCAAAATCAATCATGAAATTATATATCCGCTCAGGAATAGAACCGAAATAATGGTCTTCCAACTGCTGCCCTTTTGATGGGCCATGACCTGTTAATGTGCGACCTGTCATTAACAAATCCGGACGAGCAACATACATTGCTTCATCCACTATAAAATATTCTTGTTCCCAACCAAGTGTGGCGGTAACTTGAAGTATGTTTTTATCAAAATATTGACATACAGGTACGGCTGCATTTTCTAAGAAGAGTAATGATTTTAAAAGTGGTGCTTTATAATCTAGTGCCTCGCCGGTATAGCTCACAAAAATTGTAGGGATACATAAAGTCTTGCCGCTGCCAACCTCCATAATAAATGCCGGTGAAGTGGGATCCCATGCCGTATAACCTCTTGCTTCGAAAGTACTGCGAATACCACCTGAAGGAAAACTGGATGCATCGGGTTCTTGCTGCACAAGAGAGCTGCCTGTAAAACTTTCCATGCCCTTACCATTTTCAGTAGGAACAAAAAAGGCATCATGCTTTTCGGCTGTAGCTCCTGTTAAGGGTTGAAACCAATGGGTGTAATGCGTTGCTCCTTTTCCTATTGCCCAAGCCTTTAAACTGGCTGCTACCTGATCGGCAACTTTGCGGTCAATCTTAGTTCCGTTTTGAATACTTGATTTCACACTGAGGTATGCTTCTTCACTTAAATGTTTCTGCATAGCTTCATCATTAAATACATTGCATCCAAAAAATTCTGAGATGCGCACTGATGGTGCTTTCACTTCCCGGTATTGGCGGTTAAGTACTTGTTGAATGGCGGACGATCGGCTGTTAGGCATAAAAATTAAAATTTTATTTTGTGCGAAATTATAATGTTGCAAAGCAAAACTTTAAAATTTGTGCAAAATATTTGGTGAATAGTGGAAAAAATAAAGAAGTGTCTGGAAATAAAACACATATTATTTATTGCCAATTGAGAAGAGGGTAATGTCGGTGTCTTTGATGTAATCGGCACTGCATGATGAATAGATATCGGTTATTTTTTGATAAAATCTGCGTTCGCTGCTGCGAATATCCCGGATGCGGGAAAGTTGTTCTTCAAAATAATCTTTGCCAAAAATGTTATTGGGATTTTTTAGTCGTTCATCATCCATTGTAAAACCTTTGATGATGTATTCCTTCAATCGTTCTGTTGCCCAAATACGAAATGCTGTTGCCTGTGCGCTGTTCACTCTGTATCCAACAGATATGATTGCATCCAGATTGTAGAACTGTGTGGGATATGATTTACCATCCGAAGCAGTATGTGCAATTTTTGCACTAACTCAATTTTGGTTGAGTTCATTACTTTCAAAAATATTTTTCAGGTGCTTTGTAATTACACTTCGTTCCACTCCAAACAAGTCTGCAATTTTTTGTTGAGTAAGCCAGATAGTTTCGTTTTGTAAATAAATTTCAACCTTAACCTTTCCGTTAGGAGTGGTGTAAAG of the Bacteroidota bacterium genome contains:
- a CDS encoding glutamine synthetase III; translation: MPNSRSSAIQQVLNRQYREVKAPSVRISEFFGCNVFNDEAMQKHLSEEAYLSVKSSIQNGTKIDRKVADQVAASLKAWAIGKGATHYTHWFQPLTGATAEKHDAFFVPTENGKGMESFTGSSLVQQEPDASSFPSGGIRSTFEARGYTAWDPTSPAFIMEVGSGKTLCIPTIFVSYTGEALDYKAPLLKSLLFLENAAVPVCQYFDKNILQVTATLGWEQEYFIVDEAMYVARPDLLMTGRTLTGHGPSKGQQLEDHYFGSIPERIYNFMIDFETECLKLGIPVRTRHNEVAPGQFECAPMFEECSLAVDHNILLMDLMEKIARKHKLRVLFHEKPFAGVNGSGKHNNWSMSTNTGKNLLTPGKTPRTNLQFLTFFINTIKAVYDNADLLRAAIASANNDHRLGANEAPPAIISVFAGTALRSVLNEIEERVNEGGLDDLEKADLKLDIHNKIPDLMLDNTDRNRTSPFAFTGNKFEFRAVGSSANCSSAMTVLNCIVADQLNKFRTEVDKQIEDGEKKDNAILMVLRQMITESKAILFEGDNYSEAWHEEAEKRGLKNLKTTPEALEMYITPKAERIFVDNKIFSKRELHARYEIEMEAYAKKIQIEARVFGELVYNYILPAAIHYQNELMENITSLKAIGLEQESYASQLDLVKKLSVHINKMRFALEEMVEERKKANELTHAKEKANAYCFKVKPLFDIIRYNADRIERYMPDAQWPLPKYRELMFIK